Proteins encoded within one genomic window of Streptomyces profundus:
- a CDS encoding ATP-binding SpoIIE family protein phosphatase — protein MNLTRWGIRLPGAQRRHGATESRAKGQTGTGQEPGGGVPAARGEPRESGKAQSAGPGVDALAVHELLGQVPAPVAVVHGPEHRVAYVNEAYANLFGSRQPGAPAREALTELVELGLLPLMEQVQRSGTPRTMKSRSVPGEHRDSYFTFTCTPIRLTGPGTDCAQRGVLVFAADITDQVVSAERLRESESQQRAAAVTLQHSLLPQKLEQPDDLRVAATYQPGGLEAAVGGDWYDVITLGAGRTAVVIGDVMGRGVRAAAVMGQLRTAVRAYARLDLPPHEVLGLLDGLAAEIDASQIATCVYAVYDPNEATLTYASAGHLPVLIRDPDGSVHRVTDPTGPPLGTGGWIHSSGTVPFRPGAQAVLYTDGLVERRDADIDVGLDALERALAGAGDSPQIICHRLLRALGITEDHDDDVAVLVLTCPERQGEEADLFRGAALDLLGGVEAAPRARAFADGVLASWRFPEELREWGVLAASELVANSLKHGRAPMRLRLRRTDRRLIVEVTDGDEHLPRHQQAEPADEAGRGIAVIASIAAEWGARRLPEGGKAVWAEFALPSPG, from the coding sequence GTGAATTTGACGCGCTGGGGAATCCGGCTGCCCGGAGCACAGCGGCGGCACGGCGCCACCGAGAGCCGCGCGAAGGGCCAGACCGGCACCGGCCAGGAGCCGGGCGGCGGGGTGCCGGCGGCCCGTGGCGAGCCCAGGGAGTCGGGCAAGGCCCAGTCGGCGGGCCCAGGTGTCGACGCGCTCGCCGTCCACGAACTGCTCGGCCAGGTCCCGGCCCCGGTCGCCGTGGTCCACGGCCCCGAGCACCGCGTCGCCTATGTGAACGAGGCATACGCCAACCTCTTCGGCTCCCGCCAGCCCGGCGCCCCCGCCCGCGAGGCGCTCACCGAGCTGGTCGAGCTCGGCCTGCTCCCCCTGATGGAGCAGGTCCAGCGCAGCGGCACCCCGCGCACCATGAAGTCCCGCAGCGTGCCGGGCGAGCACCGCGACAGCTACTTCACCTTCACCTGCACCCCGATCAGGCTCACGGGGCCCGGCACCGACTGCGCCCAGCGCGGCGTCCTGGTCTTCGCCGCCGACATCACCGACCAGGTGGTCTCCGCCGAACGCCTCAGGGAGAGCGAGAGCCAGCAGCGCGCCGCCGCCGTCACCCTCCAACACAGCCTGCTGCCCCAGAAGTTGGAGCAGCCGGACGATCTGCGGGTGGCCGCCACCTACCAGCCGGGCGGCCTGGAGGCCGCGGTCGGCGGGGACTGGTACGACGTGATCACCCTCGGCGCCGGCCGCACCGCCGTGGTCATCGGCGACGTGATGGGCCGCGGCGTCCGCGCGGCGGCCGTCATGGGACAGCTGCGCACCGCCGTGCGCGCCTACGCGCGCCTCGACCTTCCCCCGCACGAGGTACTCGGACTGCTCGACGGGCTGGCCGCCGAGATCGACGCCAGCCAGATCGCGACCTGCGTGTACGCCGTCTACGACCCCAACGAGGCCACCCTCACCTACGCGTCGGCTGGCCATCTGCCGGTGCTGATCCGCGACCCGGACGGCTCCGTCCACCGGGTGACCGACCCGACCGGGCCACCGCTGGGCACCGGCGGCTGGATCCACAGCTCGGGCACCGTCCCCTTCCGCCCCGGCGCCCAGGCCGTCCTCTACACGGACGGCCTGGTGGAACGCAGGGACGCCGATATCGACGTCGGCCTCGACGCCCTGGAACGCGCCCTGGCCGGCGCGGGCGACAGCCCGCAGATCATCTGCCACCGCCTGCTGCGCGCCCTGGGGATCACCGAGGACCACGACGACGATGTCGCCGTGCTGGTGCTCACCTGCCCGGAACGCCAGGGCGAGGAGGCCGATCTCTTCCGGGGCGCGGCCCTCGACCTCCTCGGCGGAGTGGAGGCTGCGCCCCGCGCCCGCGCCTTCGCCGACGGGGTCCTCGCCAGCTGGCGCTTCCCCGAGGAGCTGCGCGAGTGGGGCGTGCTGGCGGCCAGCGAGCTGGTCGCCAACTCCCTCAAGCACGGCCGCGCCCCCATGCGGCTGCGGCTGCGACGCACGGACCGCCGGCTGATCGTCGAGGTGACGGACGGGGACGAGCATCTGCCCCGCCACCAGCAGGCCGAGCCGGCCGACGAGGCGGGCCGGGGCATCGCGGTGATCGCCAGCATCGCGGCCGAATGGGGCGCCCGCCGGCTGCCCGAAGGCGGCAAGGCGGTCTGGGCCGAGTTCGCCTTGCCCAGCCCGGGTTGA